The bacterium genomic sequence GCCATGCAAATACCCAAGCGAATAAGCAAATCGCGCGAAGGTTCGCTTTTTTCATCATCTAACGCACGGGCCGCATAACCCAACAACTCCACTTTTTTAAGAAACGCGGTAAAATCAAATTTTTGCGTATCAAACTGCATATCCATCCGCCCATTAGACGGGTTGATCATCACTTGTGACGGCCCCATTTTTTTGGCCATGGTAGATAACAACCAAATGCAAGCTGCACATTGCAGCCCTTCAATTTTAAAACTGACTTTACCCATATCCAGCCCCTTTAAATTTTGTATCCACTGCCAATCGGTTTTGCGGGTAAAATAATTGATGAGGGGTAAAAGTGTTTTAGGTTTTAAAGTGTAAAAACGATCCAGATTTTCATCGTGAATAAGCGTGTAAACGGTATGGCAACCCACACAGCAAAAATCGGACTCTATCCGGTTTCTGCTTAAACTTTGGCCACAATGAAGACATGTGGCCCGTGATACAATTTGTGTCGCTACATTCTCACGCATGTGTGCCAAATTAATAGAGAATTATAAAAACAAATATGACCGGGTTTGATAGTGAATATGATCTAAATCAGTTGATTAGTACACCAATTATTATAACCTCGATCCGTGAATTCGTTGCACATTACAGGTATTATTGCTTTTTTCACCTTCGGCTTTTTAGGTAGCCTTCATTGTTTGGGCATGTGCGCCCCGTTGTCGATTATTTTAGGCATCAAACCCAACGCAGCACCTGTTATACGATTAGCGCTGTATCACCTTGGAAGAATGATTAGTTACGGATTCTTGGGCTTTATCTTTTCCTATGCGGGTTATTCGCTGCAACATTTTACAAAAATTCCGTTTTTACCTGTTTTGGTAGCCCTGCCTCTTATTTTGTATGCCATTCGTATTCCCTTACCCTCGCTACCTTTTTTACCCAGATTATCGGCCGCCTTGCTTTCATCTATAAAAAGCATTCCTCTTTTTTTGCGGAGTTTGTCTCTAGGTTTACTCACACCTCTATTGCCGTGCGGATTTTTATACAGTGCTGTTTTGGCGTCTCTTCAGGCACCCACGCCCTACAAAGCAGGATTGTGGATGGCTTCTTTTGCGTTGGGAACGATGCCGGCATTGCTACTAGGGCAATCGGGCACCGTATTTTTGTCGCAGAAAATCGGCGAAAAGAAAACACAACTTTTTTTTAGATTATTAGCTCTTATAGGCGCCGTATTTATTCTTTGGATGGCGTACTTTTCGCAACATTGTACAACTTGCCACTAAAGTAACTCGTTGGCCACATTAGCCAGCTCCGAACGTTCACCTTTTTCAAGCGTGATATGGGCAAAAAGTTTGTTGCCCTTTAAACGCTCAATCAAATACGAAAGACCATTACTTTGCTCATCCAAATACGGCGTATCAATCTGATTAATATCACCCGTAAAGATAAACTTGGTATTTTCACCCGCACGCGTGATGATGGTTTTTACTTCATGCGGCGTTAAATTTTGCGCCTCATCCACAATCATCATCACATTGGCAAAGCTGCGGCCGCGAATATAGGCCAGAGGGATAATGGTGATTTTTTCACTCTTCACCATTTCATCCAACAGTTTGTAGTTTTTATCGTTTTCAGAAAACTGGCTTTTGATGAATTTAAGATTATCCCACAGTGGTTCCATATAGGGCCCAATCTTATCATTCACATCACCCGGCAAATAACCGATGTCTTTATTACTAAGAGGCACAATGGGACGCGCCAGAATAATTTGGCGATAGTTCTTACGTTGCTCAAGAGAACCCGCCAACGCTAAAAGCGTTTTCCCGGTTCCGGCTACACCCTGGATAGTCACCACACGGATGTCGGGATTTAAAATGGCGTGCATCGCAAAAGTCTGCTCGGCATTACGCGGCTTAATGCCATAGGTAGAAAGCTTTTCCACCCTATCCAGCGTGTCTTGAAAAGGATTAAAATAAGCAAGCCCCGACGATTTTCCGTTCTTCAAGATATAATAATGATTATTCATCTTGGAACCGTTTAAAAATTTCACATCGGCCACATGCCCCTCATCAAAAATCTGTTGGATTTTATCGTGCGGGATGTGCTCCAGCGTTTTATGCCCGGTATACAGGTTTTTAATATCCTGTACTTTACCGGCTTCAAAATCTTCCGCCGGCAAATTGAGCGAACGCGCTTTTAAGCGCAGGTTGATATCCTTAGAAACAAGCACCACTTTTTTATTTTTTTCCATTTTCTGCAAGCACAGGGCGGCATTCAATATTTTATGATCATTCTTTTTATCGTTAAACACCATTTCAGCATCCACGTGATTATGGTCATCGTGCATGATGATTTTAAATTGTCCCAATTTTTTGCCACCAATAGGCACCCAGTCGGTAAGTGTTTCGCGGGAGGAAAATTTGTCGATAAAACGGATAAATTCGCGGGCTTCGTAATTTTTTATATCACTACCCCTCTTAAAGTTGTCCAGCTCTTCTAACACCGTGATGGGGATTGCGGTGTCGTTGTCTTTAAAGCTTTTTATTGCGTTATGGTCATGGAGA encodes the following:
- a CDS encoding sulfite exporter TauE/SafE family protein — protein: MNSLHITGIIAFFTFGFLGSLHCLGMCAPLSIILGIKPNAAPVIRLALYHLGRMISYGFLGFIFSYAGYSLQHFTKIPFLPVLVALPLILYAIRIPLPSLPFLPRLSAALLSSIKSIPLFLRSLSLGLLTPLLPCGFLYSAVLASLQAPTPYKAGLWMASFALGTMPALLLGQSGTVFLSQKIGEKKTQLFFRLLALIGAVFILWMAYFSQHCTTCH
- a CDS encoding PhoH family protein, which translates into the protein MTKKNKTKKIYVLDTSVILHDHNAIKSFKDNDTAIPITVLEELDNFKRGSDIKNYEAREFIRFIDKFSSRETLTDWVPIGGKKLGQFKIIMHDDHNHVDAEMVFNDKKNDHKILNAALCLQKMEKNKKVVLVSKDINLRLKARSLNLPAEDFEAGKVQDIKNLYTGHKTLEHIPHDKIQQIFDEGHVADVKFLNGSKMNNHYYILKNGKSSGLAYFNPFQDTLDRVEKLSTYGIKPRNAEQTFAMHAILNPDIRVVTIQGVAGTGKTLLALAGSLEQRKNYRQIILARPIVPLSNKDIGYLPGDVNDKIGPYMEPLWDNLKFIKSQFSENDKNYKLLDEMVKSEKITIIPLAYIRGRSFANVMMIVDEAQNLTPHEVKTIITRAGENTKFIFTGDINQIDTPYLDEQSNGLSYLIERLKGNKLFAHITLEKGERSELANVANELL